One Catillopecten margaritatus gill symbiont DNA window includes the following coding sequences:
- the glpE_2 gene encoding Thiosulfate sulfurtransferase GlpE has protein sequence MDDYQKLVAKALEAVDEIMPWDLEEDIPNSDLILLDIREQDEFEMMHIPNSIHIPRGVLEGACCWNYDDTVPALAKARNQNIILICRSGNRSVLAAQTMQQMGFENVRSLKLGIKGWNDNDFEMLDGNGSIVDIDIADEWLNQAISEEKLQPNK, from the coding sequence ATGGACGATTATCAAAAATTAGTCGCAAAAGCATTAGAAGCGGTGGACGAAATAATGCCGTGGGATTTGGAAGAAGATATTCCAAATTCAGATTTAATCCTATTAGATATAAGAGAACAGGACGAATTTGAAATGATGCATATCCCTAACTCTATCCATATACCGCGTGGCGTGCTTGAAGGTGCCTGTTGTTGGAACTACGACGACACCGTACCAGCCCTAGCAAAAGCCAGAAATCAAAACATCATTCTCATCTGTCGCTCAGGTAATCGTAGCGTCCTCGCTGCTCAAACCATGCAGCAGATGGGTTTTGAGAATGTGCGTTCATTAAAGCTAGGAATCAAAGGCTGGAATGACAACGACTTCGAAATGCTTGATGGGAACGGTAGTATCGTTGATATTGACATTGCAGATGAATGGCTTAACCAAGCCATTTCTGAGGAAAAATTACAGCCAAATAAATAA
- the narL gene encoding Nitrate/nitrite response regulator protein NarL yields the protein MKVYIIDDHALFRNGLASLLESRKISAKSAPSPEQGLDEIPNLLVDVILLDLRMPSMSGIEVLKALKDQGEETPIVMLTTSTEENDLRNCLKHGAQGYLLKDMDPDELVDALIEIQTGSIVVAQDMTPVLAKVLRNELSDNEPSFETLTKREKEVACQISGGHSNKVIARELGISDGTVKLHVKSILKKLTLSSRVEVAVMVTEKGYCK from the coding sequence ATGAAAGTTTACATCATCGACGACCACGCCCTATTCAGAAATGGGCTTGCGTCGTTATTAGAATCTAGAAAAATCAGTGCCAAATCAGCGCCATCACCCGAACAAGGACTGGATGAAATCCCTAATTTATTAGTCGATGTTATTTTATTAGATTTGCGTATGCCAAGTATGTCAGGCATCGAAGTGCTAAAAGCCCTCAAAGACCAAGGCGAAGAAACCCCCATCGTTATGCTCACCACCAGCACTGAAGAAAATGATTTGCGTAATTGTTTAAAACACGGCGCACAAGGCTATTTATTAAAAGATATGGACCCAGACGAGCTAGTAGATGCACTGATTGAAATCCAAACAGGTTCCATTGTTGTAGCACAAGATATGACGCCCGTCTTAGCCAAAGTCCTACGCAATGAATTAAGCGACAATGAACCCTCTTTTGAAACACTCACCAAGCGTGAAAAAGAAGTTGCCTGTCAAATCTCTGGCGGACACAGCAACAAAGTCATCGCCAGAGAGCTTGGCATTTCCGATGGCACAGTAAAATTGCATGTAAAATCGATTTTGAAAAAACTAACCCTTTCATCAAGGGTTGAAGTCGCAGTAATGGTAACTGAAAAAGGCTATTGCAAATAA
- the gfa gene encoding Glutathione-dependent formaldehyde-activating enzyme yields MTHIHPAVDNSISPTDDGFSGGTLSYNCASNLAKVQITAQTAHNHVCGCTQCWKPEGVLFSQVAVVSRDELSVTENADKLAIIDDTQVIQRYACKECGTHMYGRIEDEGHPFYGLDFVHTELSDSTGWAAPRFAAFVSSVIESGTNPDDMGAIRARLTELGLEPYDALNPALMDAIATHVANNA; encoded by the coding sequence ATGACACACATACACCCCGCTGTAGATAATAGTATTTCACCCACCGACGATGGGTTTTCAGGCGGCACGCTATCTTATAATTGTGCCAGTAACCTAGCAAAAGTTCAAATCACCGCACAAACTGCACATAACCATGTTTGTGGTTGTACACAATGTTGGAAGCCAGAAGGCGTTTTATTTTCACAAGTTGCCGTGGTTTCTCGTGATGAATTAAGTGTAACGGAAAATGCAGATAAATTAGCTATTATTGATGATACACAAGTCATTCAGCGCTATGCCTGCAAAGAATGTGGTACTCATATGTATGGTCGTATCGAAGACGAAGGGCATCCTTTCTATGGTTTGGACTTTGTGCATACCGAGTTATCAGACAGCACTGGCTGGGCAGCACCTAGATTTGCAGCGTTTGTTTCTTCAGTGATTGAATCAGGCACAAACCCTGATGATATGGGTGCAATTAGAGCACGATTAACCGAGTTAGGTTTAGAACCATATGATGCGTTAAATCCAGCATTAATGGATGCGATTGCCACACATGTAGCGAATAACGCTTAA